The DNA sequence CTAAATCTTGTGTCCAAGCAGTAAAATACCTAAAAAAATCTGTCGGAGAAAGCACAGAACGGGAATTAGACCTGATATCTGTTGTTTACCCTGGGGCCAACTCCAAAAGAGCGGCCCCTTATTGATAAGATTACAATTTCGCTACAAAATTACCGGCTATTTGGCGAGCAGAGCCTCAATGCTGGTGAGAGGCGCCACAACTTCCCAGCCGGATTTCCATTGATCGGAGGCAGGAACGGCCTTGGAGAGGTTCATTTCCTGGGTTCCACGACGCCTGCCGTTAGCGTAGTCGATAACACCGCCAAAGGGATTTTTAATAGGTCCGCCGTTTTCCAGAGTCTTCATGTAATTCTCCCATGTGATGTCCTGACCCGTGATGCGACGCAATCCCTCGCAGAAGAAACACCCTGCGACCCAACCGGTCTGGGCATATGTATTCATCGCGTACTGCTCCGGTGCCCATTTGACATAGAGGTCCAGCGCGCCCTGATCATCGTAGGCCACCCACCCCAAGCCGTACACGTCGAACTTGCTCTTGATATCGTTGACAATAGCACTGCTCATAGCGATGTCCACGTTGACATAAGTGGTGACGCAATCCTTGTTGACGCTCTGAGCGGCCAGCTCTTTCACGATGGTGGGCATAGTGCCCTGAATGGACGCCACGATAATGAAGTCCACCCCCGCGTTCTTGATGGAAGTGACCGTCGCCGACACGTCCGCCGTGCCTGCCGTGACCTGCTCGGCCACGAACTCGATGCCGTCCATCTCCTTGATCTGATCCGTCGCGCCCCGATACAGGTTCATGCCCGCGTCGTCGTTGGTATAGATGATTCCCACTTTCTTGGCCCTGAAACGACCTGTGGCGTAAGCCGCCATGATGCGCCCCTCGGTGATATAGAGAGGCTGTACCGGGAAGATGTTGTAACCCTCAGCGTTGGTTTTGGCGTTGTCGGCGTAAAGTTGACCGATACCAGTGGCGAAATAAACGGCCGGAATGCCATACTCCTTCAGATCCTCTACAGTGGCTGCCACCACGGGGGTGCCAAAGTGCCCGACGATAGCGAAAACTTTTTCATCCTCCACCAGGTTTGCCAGAGCCGCTTTGCCCTTGGCTGGGTCAAATTCGTCATCGGCGATGTGGTTGAAGATGATTTGACGCCCGTCAATGCCGCCTTCCGCGTTCACCATCTTCAGGTAGGCCTCTATACCCGCCAAAAACGGCACACCAACAGGAGCATAGGGGCCGGAAGTCGCGGCGGAGTTCCCTACCACTACCTTGGAGTCATCGGCGCCCTGAGAGTAGTTCACGGCCAAAGCTTCCCCACAAAGGAGCAATCCCACAATCGCTACTACAGAAAGCATAGTAAACAACCTTTTCATCTTATTTCCCTCCCGATCTTGAGATATGTAGATATAGTAACCATTGCCCATTTGTCGTGTTGTCGCGCAAACGACAAACACAAAGGAAAATCACTAGACAGAGCCCAGGTAAGCCTCCACCAGCCGGGTGTCCCGTATCAGTTCAGAGGCAGGGCCGTGTATATTGATCTCCCCTACCTCCATAACGTAAGCGTAGTCGGCGATCTTTAAGGTCTGCAGCGCGTTCTGCTCTACAATCAACACCGTGGCGCCCTCCTGTCTGATCTCGCTGATAATGGCGAAAATATCTCGCACCACCAGGGGAGCAAGCCCCAAAGAAGGTTCGTCCAGCAGCAAAATCTTTGGGTTGGCCATCAAAGCTCTGGCCATGGCCAACATTTGTAGCTCGCCACCTGAAAGAGTGTAACTCATCTGCTTTTTCCGTTCTTGCAAACGTGGGAAGAATCGGTAACAGCGTTTGAAACCCTCTTCGATCACTTTTTTGTCGCGCACTGTGAAGGCGCCCACCTTCATGTTTTCCTCCACCGTCATATCGCCAAAAATCTGGCGCCCCTCAGGGGACTGGGCGATGCCCAGGGCGGCTATCTTCTCGGCGTCCATATTCGTGATGTCTCGTCCGTAACAGGTTATCTTGCCGCTCGCCGCGGGGTTCAGACCGGAAAGCGTCCTTAACGTGGAGGTTTTGCCCGCGCCGTTAGCCCCCAGCAGCGCCACGATTTGCCCTTCCAGCAGATCAATATCTACGCCCTTCACGGCCTCGATCGCCCCGTAGCGCACTTTCAGTCCCTTCACGCTCAAAGCGATTCCGCTCATGCCTCTTCCTCCCCAAGATAAGCCTCCTGCACCAGCTTGTTACGCTGAATTTCCCTCGGCGAGTCGCAGGCCAAAAATTTGCCGAAGGAAATGGCGCAGATTCTGTCACACACTCCCATCACCAGACGCATGTCGTGCTCCACCAAAAGAATGGCGCAGTGATATTCATCCCGCACCTGACGAATCACCCCCGACAAGCTGTGGGTTTCGGTATCATTCAAGCCCGCCGCCGGCTCATCCAAAATAATCAACCGGGGTTTCGCCATTAGGGTACGGGCCAGCTCGACTTTCTTCAAAACACCATAGGGCTGTCCACCCGCCGGCAGATCTTTCCGGTCCGCGATGCCCAAAAATTCCAGAGCTTCCTCCGCCTTCTTTCGGAAAAGCCGTTCTTCCCTCCGGGCCTGAGGTAACTTGAAGGCCTGTGCGAAGATCGTGCTCTTGAAGTCGATATGCGCCCCCACAAGGACGTTATCCAACAACGAGAGTTCCTTGATGACCTCCACGTTCTGGAACGTGCGCGCCAGACCCAGCCGGATGACGTTGTGCACAGGGTAATCGATCAGGTTCACCACTTTTTCCACTTTTTCCGCTTTTTCCGTGTTTTCGTCGCCGACGCGGAAAAACACGTTGCCCTCGTCAGGCTTGTAGAAGTGAGTGATGCAGTTGAAGACCGTGGTTTTACCCGCGCCGTTAGGACCGATGAGCCCAAAAATCTCTTTTTTACGCACGGCGAAGGTCAGATCGTTGACAGCCTTGAGACCGCCAAAGCTGATGGACAAGCGCTCCACCCGCAATACCTCCTGGTCTGTTAGGGTGTGGGTGGTCTCCTGGGGAGCCGCGCCCAAATTCATGAGGGGATCGTCCATACTCATCCTACTTTCCTTTCCCTAGAGGGCGCGCGTCTGAACTTTTGCAGAAATCGCCTCGACAGGTGCCACAGCCCAGAGATTCCCTGAGGCGCGAACATGATGACCACAATAATGAGAATGCCGTTAAAAATGTAAGGCAACCCGTTGATGCCGCCTAGAACTGGAATGTTCTTCAAGAAGATATCCGGTATCCCCCACACCACAAAGGCGCCCACCACTGTACCGTAGATGGAACGGAACCCTCCGATGACCACGGCGGCCAGCACATATAGCGAAAGGTTCAGATTCCACACGGAGGGATAGGAAAATTTGATGAAGAACACGTACAACACGCCGGAGAGCGCCGCGTAAGCCGTGGCCAGGGAGAAGGCGACGAGGCGGTACTTCAGCAAGTTGATGCCCATAGCTTGAGCCGCTACTTCGCTGCCTCTCATAGTGTGGAGCGCGCGGCCTATCTGGCCGTTCACTAGGTTGTGAGTGAGAATCATCATCAAGATGAGAAACACCACCAACAAGATGAAGGTCCCGCTGCGGGTGAACGAGTGCCCAAAGATGACGGGATAGGAGACGCTCTTGCCCTGCATACCTCCCGTTATGGCGTCCACTTGCTCAAAGCTCTTCAGCAGGATCTCCGACACGCAGAGAGTGGCGATAGCGAGATAAATACCCTCGATGCGCAACGAAATGAGCCCCACTATGACGCCTATCAGGGTAGGAATGAGAACTGCGGCCAAAAGAGCCGCCCAAAAGGACATGCCCAAATCCTTGACAATATAGGCCGCAATATAGGACCCCAACCCCATGAACCCCGCCGTCCCCAGCGAGATGAGCCCGGAGTAACCCAGCAGCAAGTTCAGCCCCAAGGCAGCCACCGCGTAGATCAGCACGTTTCCAATGTAATTTAACGTGCTGTTTCTCATCAGGCCCATGTTCGAGAGCTGCGGCAGACCGGCCAGGAGAAGCCCGAAAACAACAAAACGCAGATAGGTGTTGCGCCAAACCGCCGCGACGAACCCGCTTTTGCCTCCAGGAGTCGAATGGATATCGTTCATAGAATTTCCCCCTCAGGCCTTTTTCTAGACCTTTTTGATGAATTTTTGGCCGATGATTCCGTTAGGGCGAAAGATAAGGAAAATCAGAATGAGAAGGTACATAATTTGCTCGCCCCATATGGAACTGACGTAATACACAAGCAAATTGCGTCCCACTCCTATGATATAGGCACCCAAAACCGGACCATAGAAAGACTGGAACCCGCCCAGCACGCAGGCAAAAAGGGCGTTGACCTGCACGGGGTTCATCAAGACTGTGGTCACCGTGGTGGTGGGGGCGATCATTACCCCCGACAGGCAGCCCAAGATCCCCGCCAAGGCCCAGGCCGTCAGCGTTACCTGCCGGGTGGGCACGCCCATCAGGCGGGCCACAGGCTCGTTGGATGCTGTTGCACGTATGGCGAGACCCATTTTGGTTTCCTGAAGCACGTAAAACAAAATTCCCATGATGAGCAGTCCCAGGCTGATGTTCAAAATGGCGTTGTAGGAGATGGACGCTCCCCCAAAAGATAGATCTCCGCTTTGTATGAAGCGAGGCAGCAGCAAAGGAGCCACCCCGAACATCATGGGGGCCAGTCCAAGGAACACCATAATAAGCCCCAGGGTGATGATCTGTTTACCCACCGGCGACACCTTTTTCGTCCGGCGAATGATCAGTACGTCCACCAGGAACCCGGTGAACACGGCGGAGACGACTCCGCACAGAGTGGAAAGCCACAGAGGCAGGCGCAGAGACAAAAACGCGTAGGTGACCACAAAAGTGCTGAACATGCCCATGGACCCCTGAGCGAAATGCGTGATAACGCTGGTGCGATAAATGATGATGATGCCGAGCGCGGCGAGAGCGTATACGCTGCCCGTCTCTAGGCTGCGCGTGAAAAGCTGCAGGATGGTACCCCATTCGTTGCCCACAATATCCGCCCCTCTCCAAAGACATAAGCCTCTGATGATGACAGCTATGTCATTAAAACCGAAAAAAATTATGCTCTGTCAATTCAAATAAACTTAGAGAAACTGGAAAGTTTGAACCCATTATAATTGTAATTTCGCCGCTTGGCAAGAAGTTTTCCGATCTCTTGAGATAAAGAAATTTCTTTGATATACTTATAATTGACGGGATGACATGCTTGTCATACTTGTCATATTTAATCGACATTCAAAACGTCCATAATATTGACATTTATACTTTTTTATACTTAATGTTTTTATACTTGTATTTATACTTGTTACTTGTTACTTGTTACTTGTTACTTGTTACTTGTTACAGAAAGGAGATTTTGCAGGGTGAAAGCTAAAAATGTTGGCATTGTGGGTCATGGTTTGTATTTGCCTCAATCGATCATGACCGCCAAAGAAATATCGGAGGCGACTAAGGGCATTTGGAGCGAGGAGGCCGTCAGAGATAAGCTGGGGATTGTCAAAAAAACCATCCCGGGCCCGGAGGACGGCACCCAGGAGATGGGGGCTCGCGCCGCGCAAGACGCGCTGAATCGCGCCAGTCTGGACCCGAAGGAGATCGACGTGATTCTCTGCGTGGGCGAGGAGTGGAAAGAATACCCCCTCACCACCTCAGCGCTTTACATCCAGGACAGAATCGGCGCCGTGAACGCTTGGGGCATCGACGTGGCGAACCGCTGTTGTACCACCTGCGCGGCCATTAAAATGGCGAAGGACATGCTGATCGCCGACGACGAAATCCGAACCGTCCTAATCGCCGGCGGGTACCGCAATGGCGACTTTGTGGACTATACCGACAAAGACATGAGCATGATGTACAACCTAGCGGCTGGCGGCGGCGCGCTGATTCTGCAAAAAAACCTGGACAAAAACCTGGTGCTGGGAAGCCACGTTATGGCCGATGGCTCCCTGGCACGAGACGCGGGTGTCGAGATCGGCGGTATCGCGGTACCGTTCACACCTGACAACGTGGAAGAAGGCTACAAATCCCTGCGCCTGCTGAACGCCCCTCATATGAAAACACGCCTGAACGAGGTCAGCGTCTCGAATTGGTACCATTGCATCGACGAGAGCCTCCGCAAAAGCGGCGGCCTCACTCGAAAGGATATTGATTACCTCGCCATCCTTCACTTCAAACGGAGCCAGCACTTGGCGATGGTCGCGGAGCTGGGTCTCACGCCGGAACAGACCTTTTACTTAGAAGACTACGGCCATATGGGACAGATCGACCAGATTCTTTCCCTGTCCCTGGGACTGGAGCACGGCAAGGTCAAGGACGGCACCCTTGTGACCATGATAGCCGCCGGCATCGGGTACGTGTGGGCCTCTACCTGCGTGCGCTGGGGCAAATAAGCGAGTCTAAGCGAGTCTAAAAGGAGCGATAGCGATAATGATATTCGACTACAGCGCGAAGAAAATTTCTGTGGAACAGGCTCTCGCTATGGTGAAGTCGGGTGACAACATCACCGTGGGCATGGCCGCGGCCGAGCCAAAGGAGTTCCTAACCAACCTGCACCACATAGCGGATCGCGTGGAGGATGTGACCGTCACCAATTGTCTGTCCACCGTCCCGGGCGAATACCTTTCAGAAAAATATTTTGAGCGCGCCTTCAAGCTGGATAGTTGGTTCTACTCCCCACCTCTGCGCAAACTGCACAAAACCGGGCGCGTCTCCTTCATTCCCAACCATCTTCACTTCGCCGGCACCAAGCGCAACTATCACAAAAAAACAAACATTTTCATCAGTTCAGCCTCCATGCCGGAGGAGACCGGCCGCGTCCGCTTCTCCGCCGGTAACGTGTATGAGGAGGAAATCGCCAAACATTCCGACGTGGTCATCCTGGAAATTACGCCGGGAGCGCCCCACAGCTTCGGCGAGAACTACCTGGAGTGGGATGATGTGGACTACGTGATCGAGTGTGACTACACTTTGCCCACCATTCCAGACGTTCCCCCCAACGAAAAAGACCAAAATATCGGCAGGCATATTGTGGATCTCATCCACGACGGGGATTGTGTTCAGGTGGGGATCGGTGGTATCCCCAATGCGGTCTGCGAATTTTTGAACGAGAAAAAAGACCTGGGCATCCACACCGAAATGATGACCACCGGCATCATGAAGCTGATGAGACAAGGTGTGGTGAACGGCAGCAAAAAGCAAATGGACCTTGGGAAAGTGGTGTGCGCTTTCGCCCTGGGCAGCCAGGAGATGTACGAGTTTATGAATGATCACCCGGATATTCTGGTAAAACGGGGCAGTTGGGTCAATGCTCCCCACGTCATAGCCCGCAATGACAACCAGGTCAGTATCAACACGTCGGTGGAAGTGGATTTGACCGGTCAGTGTTGCAGCGAAAGCGTGGGCCCCACGCAGATTTCCGGAACCGGCGGTCAGAGCGACACGGCAGTGGGCGCTCAGGACAGCAAAAACGGGCGCAGCGTCATCGCGCTTTACAGCACGGCGCTGCTGAAGAACGAGACCACGGGCGAGAAAGAGGAGGTTTCGAAGATCGTGCCGACGCTCAGACAGGGCGCGGCCGTTTCCCTTTCTCGCAACGACGTGGACTGGGTCGTCACCGAATACGGCGCGGTAAACCTGAGGGGCTCCACCATCCGTGAGCGCGCCGAGCTTCTGATCTCCATCGCGCACCCCAAGTTTCGGGAAGAATTGCGTGCCGCGGCGCGAAAATCGCAATATTGGCTGTAAGCCTGGGAGGATCTTGTCATGGCGACCTTTCGGTATGAGGAGCGGGATCTGTATTACGAAGACATGGGCAGCGGCGAACCCTTGCTGGTCTTAAACGGGGTCTTCATGTCCTGCGAATCCTGGAAACTCTTCGAGCGCAGATTTACGGAGAAAAACCGTCTTTTGTTGCTGGACTTCCCAGATCAGGGCAAAAGCGCGAAAATGGACCGGGAGTACACTCAGGACCTTCCGGCGGGGGCGGCGGGGGCTCTCATAGAACATCTGGGATTGAGCTCCGTGAATCTGGCGGGCATCAGCTACGGCGGTGAAGTGGCCATGAAGCTGGCCTCCCTTCGCCCGGAAAAAGTAAAGCGCCTGGTTCTCGCCAACACGACCGCCTATACCTCTCCTTGGCTACGGGACATCGGGCATTCCTGGGAGTACGCCTGCAAGAGTTACGACGGCCACCAGTTTTTCAAGACCTGCATCCCGATTATCTACTCCCCTTGGTTTTACGAAAAAAATTACGAATGGTGCGCGGCCAGGGAGGAAACGTTCGTCAAGACCTTCGCTCCGGAGGTGTACGACTCTTTCGCGCGATTGATTCGCAGCGCTGAGTTTCACGACGAGCGTGAGAATCTGCGTAAAATAACGGCTTCCACCTTGGTTATTTCCTCCGAATACGACTATGTGACCCCGCTCTGCCAGCAGCGGGAGCTGGTGGATCTTATACCCGAAGCTGTCGGACATGTGGTCATCGAGGGGTGCGGTCATGCCTCGATGTACGAAAAGCCGTCGGAGTTCGCTTCCCTGCTTCTCGGTTTCGTCAATGGCTCGGCGGAAGTACGCGTAGCCTGAAATAGCGTCTAAAATAAAACCTGAAATAAAGGCAAGAAAGGAGAATAAAATATGGGAGTTATTCGATACACTTTTTCCGAGCTTGCGATAGGAATGAAGGATTCGCTGGCGCACACGGTCACTCGTGAAGACGTTCAGCAATTCGCGGATTTGACGGGGGACCGTAACCCTCTCCACGTGGATGAGGAATTCGCGCGAAATTCTATATTCGGGAAGCCTATCGCCCACGGGATGTTCGGAGCCGGCTTCATCTCCGCCGTGCTGGGCCTGCGGCTTCCCGGTCCGGGCAGTCTGTACATGGATCAGTCCCTTCGATTCAAAAAGCCCGTTTTTATCGGGGACACGATCACGGCCACCGCCGAGATAACGGACCTCAACCCCGAAAAATATCAAGTGCGCCTGTCGACGATCTGTACTAACCAAGAGGGCGCGGTCGTTATCGAAGGCGAAGCGTTGTTACGTTTCAAAATTTTGGAAAAATAAGATTTAGGCGGTATCGCGGGTTGGTATAACATGGACTTTGCGCTATACTGTTTTAGATTTACTTTGAAAAAATTGAAAAAATAAATTGAAAAAATAAACGCAAAGGAGCCAGCAATGCCGACTCGAACATTCCGCAACCTGGCAGTGGAAAAACAGGAAAAAATTTTACAGGCTGCCATTAGAGAATTCAAGCAGCGCAACGTACAGGAGGCGAACCTCTCCAACATCGTCAGCGCGGCCGGAATTTCTCGCGGTAGCCTGTATCAATACTTTTCAAACAGGGAAGATATGTACGTCTATATTTTCGACACTTTGCGCGCGCGGCGCGCCGAGTACGTAAAGCCCGCCTTCAATCTGTATAAGAAAGCGCCTTTCATCGAGTTTTTCGAGGCCTTTTACTTGCGCGACAGCGAGTTTTTGCTGATGCACCCGGACCATATTGAGTTGGGTAAACAACTATACAGTCATGCTCACGGCGTTTCCCGTGGACTGATCCAGCGTCAGCAAATCCAATACAAAGAATCCTTTCTCATCGCCATCGAGTTCGACAAGGAACGAAATATCATTGCGCCCGATATCGACTCCTCCGCCTTGGCCGAGTTGTGCGTGCATTTTGTCACCGACATCTTCATCTTCCATAGCGTGACGAGCCAGCTTTCCATGGAAAATATCCGCCGGCATGCGAGCAAGACCCTGTACATCATCAAAAACGGCATCACCCTGCGGAACGCGTTCCCTTTGGACAACCAATCGAGCCGTCAATGAATTATCAATTAGTCATTAATGAGCCGTCAATACTTAGTGTCGAAGTCCCAGGGCGCGCCGCCGGCCAAACAGCCGCCGTCGATGTGGACCATCATCCCGGACATGTACGAAGACGCGTCGGATGCCAGCAGAAGGGCGGTTCCCAGTATTTCCTCCGGTGTGCCAGGGCGCTCCATCGCGATACGTTCCTTCAGGTAACGGCTCCGCGTCGGATGCTCCCAGGTCACGGTGGTCAGGGGGGTCAGGATATGGCCGGGCGCGATGGCGTTGGCACGGATGCCGAACTTTGCCCACTCCACCGCCATTGAGCGGGTCAGCGCGGTGAGGGCGCTTTTTGTCGCGCCGTAGACGCCGCATCCCCCCAACATCCCCACGGAGTTGTGCGACGCCATGTTGATGATGTTACCCTTCCCCGCTTTCCGCATGTGTTTCGCGACCTTCTGGGAGATGAAATACAGCCCCTTCAGGTTGATCTGCATGATGCGGTCGTAGGTGCTTTCCTCCACGTCAAGCAGGCCCTCGCGTTTGTTGATTCCCGCGCAGTTGAACAGGACGTCGATCCGCCCGTGTTTCTCCACCACCCGTTCCACGCAATTCTGGATGTCGTCCATGCGCGTAAGATCAAGGACGAACGAAGAAACCTCCCTTCCGCTCTCTGATTCGATTTCTGATTCTGATTTGATTTCTTTCTCCAGTTCCGCCAATTTAGCGGCGTCCATGTCACAGAGCGCCACGGACGCACCAGCGTTGGCGAAGCCTTTGCAAAGGACGCTGCCGATTCCTCCGGTCGCGCCTGTAAAAAGAATCACTTTTCCGTCGAGAGAAAAAATCTTCTCCAGATATACCCCCACGGACGGGCGTCCTGAATCCGCCAACCCTACCACTCCTATCTTATCCTACCTATCTTTTCCTACCGTTCTACTAAACCTATGCAAACCTGAATAAATCCGATCAAATATGATCAGGAGCAAGTTTACTGTTGGCTTCCTGCTTCACCGAGGCCAGTTTCACCATCATCTCGCGACGACGTCCAGAGCTTTCCTCTCCACAGGCTGACACCGCTGACACCGTGGAACTCACAGCGTAATGTTTTAGATGCTTCACCTATGCTTAACAATATATTCATAATTACATATATTAACATAGATTTAATCATATTTCAATCGTACTTTTCCTACCCTATCTTATATTCATACTGATATTCACGCTCAGGAGGCGGCTTCGGCTTCCAGTCTTCTATAGTAGGCCCTCGCGCGGACGATGCCGCCCCAGATCAGCCACGCGACAGCAACCAGCAGAATCAGGCCGATGGGACGCTGAAGAAGGGGCAAGAACGCCCCGCGGCTTTGCATAAGGGCCTGCCGGAAACTAACGTCGGCGAGGGGTCCTAAGATCAGTCCCAGTACCATCGGGGCCAGCGGGTAATCCATTTGCCGAAGGAAGTAGCCGATCATTCCAGCGAATAGCATCAGGTACACGTCGAAAATTCGGACACCGCCGCTGTAAGCCCCGATGACCGTCAGAGGGACGACAAGGGGAAGGAGTAGCTCTCTCTTGATTTTGAGAACGCTCACCATCGGTTTCGCCAGAAGCAACCCCCAGAAGAGCATCGCGACCGACGCGCACATCAGCGCGGCCCCTACCATGGGAAGGAACGCCGGGTTTTCAATGTTGAGCATCGGTCCCGGGCGGACGCCGTGGAGGTTCATCGCGGCCAAGAACATAGCGGCGGGGGGGCTTCCCGGTACGGCCAGCGTCAGAAGAGGAATCATCGCCCCGCCGATGACGGCGTTGTTCGCGACCTCAGGGCAGAGAACGCCCTCCAGAATTCCAGTTCCGAATTTGTCGCCGTCTTTGGATCGCCTTTTGCCGATGTCGTAGGCCAGCCACGCCCCCACGTCTTCCCCGGCGCCAGGGATAATACCGATAATAACCCCGATGACCCCGGAGCGTAGAATAGAGGGAATTAGCGGTTTGAAGACATTGAAGGGCGGAATGACTCGGCCTACTTTTCCTTCGATTTTATAGGGAACACTCTCCTGCAACACGCCCAGGACCTCCGAGATGCCGAACACGCCGATCAGGGTCGCGATCAGGGGAATGCCGCCCCTGAGCTGGAAAATGCCGAATGTGAAGCGTGGATAGGCGTAGATTGCCTCCATACCCACCATCGAGAGGGCGAAGCCGAGAAATCCGACGATCCAGCCTTTGATGGGGTCTTTGTCGGTGCTGAGGGAACCGCAGATCATGATGCCGAATATCGCCAGAAGGAACATCTCCCAGTGCCCGAATTTCATGGCGATGAGATAGAGCACCGGCGTCAGGGTCAGCATGATGAGAATGCTGAAGACCGTTCCGATGAAAGACGCGATAAACCCCGTACCGATGGCCAGTCCGCCCTTGCCCTGCTTAGCCAGAGGAAAGCCGTCGAGAGTTGTCGCAGCCGCGGCGGGTGTTCCAGGGATGTTGATCATGATGGCCGAGCACAATCCCCCCGACGTCGCCCCGACATAGACGGCCAAAAGAAAAGCCACGGCTCGCTCCAGCGGCATTCCGTAGGAGATGTTGATCAGAAGAGCCAGAGCCATCGTCGCGGTCAGGCCGGGAATGACCCCCACCAGAAGCCCCATGACGGACCCGCCGAAAATTAAAGCAATAATCCACGGGTCCCGCGTCATAGCGACGAACATTCCCGTGATATGCTGGAAATATTCCATGTTTAATTTAGTCTCCTCTCTCTATCGTTCTCGGGTTCCTCATGGCAAGGGAATCCTGAAGAGTTGGCTGAAAACCACCTGAACGATTAGCGGTGCGGCCACGGAGATGGCGATCATCCAGTACCATTTCGTCGCCTTCAGAAAAAGGAACGTCAAAAAAAGGTACGCCATGCTCAGAACGGCGAAGTTGAATTTACCTAGAAGAGCCACGTAGCCGAGGATCAATAAGAAAACGACGCTTCCCTTTTTAAAGACGGGAGAGGTGAAGCTTCTTTTGAGGTTGCCGGCCGAGAGAATACGAAGGGCATCCACGCGTCCCCCTCTCAGCGACGAAGTATAAAGAAGAACACCTCCAAAGAATACAAAAAGAATCCCCAGAATCATCGGAAAAAAACCAGGCGATATGAAGAACGTCTGGTATATCCTCATGTTCCGCGCGCCCATAAAAAACATTCCGCCGAATAGAATCAACAGAACCGCCGTAATGAAATCCGCTCCCGCCAATTTCTGCGCTTTATTTGACAAGCCTTAAAACCTGCCACTGAAAACCCACATAAATGTGTAATAGTCCAGATTTTTCCTTTTTCATCCTTATTTTTCCTTCTTCATCCTTCCCTCTTTCGCCAAAGCTACTCAAGTTTGTACGGAAGTCCAAAGGCTTAAATTCCCGTGTAGCCCACCCACGGTACATAGCTTTACACTACA is a window from the Synergistaceae bacterium genome containing:
- a CDS encoding branched-chain amino acid ABC transporter permease; amino-acid sequence: MGNEWGTILQLFTRSLETGSVYALAALGIIIIYRTSVITHFAQGSMGMFSTFVVTYAFLSLRLPLWLSTLCGVVSAVFTGFLVDVLIIRRTKKVSPVGKQIITLGLIMVFLGLAPMMFGVAPLLLPRFIQSGDLSFGGASISYNAILNISLGLLIMGILFYVLQETKMGLAIRATASNEPVARLMGVPTRQVTLTAWALAGILGCLSGVMIAPTTTVTTVLMNPVQVNALFACVLGGFQSFYGPVLGAYIIGVGRNLLVYYVSSIWGEQIMYLLILIFLIFRPNGIIGQKFIKKV
- a CDS encoding ABC transporter substrate-binding protein, yielding MKRLFTMLSVVAIVGLLLCGEALAVNYSQGADDSKVVVGNSAATSGPYAPVGVPFLAGIEAYLKMVNAEGGIDGRQIIFNHIADDEFDPAKGKAALANLVEDEKVFAIVGHFGTPVVAATVEDLKEYGIPAVYFATGIGQLYADNAKTNAEGYNIFPVQPLYITEGRIMAAYATGRFRAKKVGIIYTNDDAGMNLYRGATDQIKEMDGIEFVAEQVTAGTADVSATVTSIKNAGVDFIIVASIQGTMPTIVKELAAQSVNKDCVTTYVNVDIAMSSAIVNDIKSKFDVYGLGWVAYDDQGALDLYVKWAPEQYAMNTYAQTGWVAGCFFCEGLRRITGQDITWENYMKTLENGGPIKNPFGGVIDYANGRRRGTQEMNLSKAVPASDQWKSGWEVVAPLTSIEALLAK
- a CDS encoding ABC transporter ATP-binding protein; the protein is MSGIALSVKGLKVRYGAIEAVKGVDIDLLEGQIVALLGANGAGKTSTLRTLSGLNPAASGKITCYGRDITNMDAEKIAALGIAQSPEGRQIFGDMTVEENMKVGAFTVRDKKVIEEGFKRCYRFFPRLQERKKQMSYTLSGGELQMLAMARALMANPKILLLDEPSLGLAPLVVRDIFAIISEIRQEGATVLIVEQNALQTLKIADYAYVMEVGEINIHGPASELIRDTRLVEAYLGSV
- a CDS encoding 3-oxoacyl-ACP synthase, producing MKAKNVGIVGHGLYLPQSIMTAKEISEATKGIWSEEAVRDKLGIVKKTIPGPEDGTQEMGARAAQDALNRASLDPKEIDVILCVGEEWKEYPLTTSALYIQDRIGAVNAWGIDVANRCCTTCAAIKMAKDMLIADDEIRTVLIAGGYRNGDFVDYTDKDMSMMYNLAAGGGALILQKNLDKNLVLGSHVMADGSLARDAGVEIGGIAVPFTPDNVEEGYKSLRLLNAPHMKTRLNEVSVSNWYHCIDESLRKSGGLTRKDIDYLAILHFKRSQHLAMVAELGLTPEQTFYLEDYGHMGQIDQILSLSLGLEHGKVKDGTLVTMIAAGIGYVWASTCVRWGK
- a CDS encoding branched-chain amino acid ABC transporter permease, with the translated sequence MNDIHSTPGGKSGFVAAVWRNTYLRFVVFGLLLAGLPQLSNMGLMRNSTLNYIGNVLIYAVAALGLNLLLGYSGLISLGTAGFMGLGSYIAAYIVKDLGMSFWAALLAAVLIPTLIGVIVGLISLRIEGIYLAIATLCVSEILLKSFEQVDAITGGMQGKSVSYPVIFGHSFTRSGTFILLVVFLILMMILTHNLVNGQIGRALHTMRGSEVAAQAMGINLLKYRLVAFSLATAYAALSGVLYVFFIKFSYPSVWNLNLSLYVLAAVVIGGFRSIYGTVVGAFVVWGIPDIFLKNIPVLGGINGLPYIFNGILIIVVIMFAPQGISGLWHLSRRFLQKFRRAPSRERKVG
- a CDS encoding MaoC family dehydratase, whose amino-acid sequence is MGVIRYTFSELAIGMKDSLAHTVTREDVQQFADLTGDRNPLHVDEEFARNSIFGKPIAHGMFGAGFISAVLGLRLPGPGSLYMDQSLRFKKPVFIGDTITATAEITDLNPEKYQVRLSTICTNQEGAVVIEGEALLRFKILEK
- a CDS encoding ABC transporter ATP-binding protein, which produces MSMDDPLMNLGAAPQETTHTLTDQEVLRVERLSISFGGLKAVNDLTFAVRKKEIFGLIGPNGAGKTTVFNCITHFYKPDEGNVFFRVGDENTEKAEKVEKVVNLIDYPVHNVIRLGLARTFQNVEVIKELSLLDNVLVGAHIDFKSTIFAQAFKLPQARREERLFRKKAEEALEFLGIADRKDLPAGGQPYGVLKKVELARTLMAKPRLIILDEPAAGLNDTETHSLSGVIRQVRDEYHCAILLVEHDMRLVMGVCDRICAISFGKFLACDSPREIQRNKLVQEAYLGEEEA
- a CDS encoding alpha/beta hydrolase; its protein translation is MATFRYEERDLYYEDMGSGEPLLVLNGVFMSCESWKLFERRFTEKNRLLLLDFPDQGKSAKMDREYTQDLPAGAAGALIEHLGLSSVNLAGISYGGEVAMKLASLRPEKVKRLVLANTTAYTSPWLRDIGHSWEYACKSYDGHQFFKTCIPIIYSPWFYEKNYEWCAAREETFVKTFAPEVYDSFARLIRSAEFHDERENLRKITASTLVISSEYDYVTPLCQQRELVDLIPEAVGHVVIEGCGHASMYEKPSEFASLLLGFVNGSAEVRVA